Proteins from a genomic interval of Capsicum annuum cultivar UCD-10X-F1 chromosome 4, UCD10Xv1.1, whole genome shotgun sequence:
- the LOC107867816 gene encoding tetratricopeptide repeat domain-containing protein PYG7, chloroplastic isoform X1: MLMIQSTISPPVQKAVLVPAKIAVSGKHACYLALNCGFGSQSAYFPFPRRPIKRNSIQLQMLARKTDSFPLLFSEKVDESPEKLLNGGDITISIGQVLSLSAFSCGSIFWLTSGQVASASEGFRVNMIFEVGELFELGIQLTYLLLLLSLLGVGSFFVIRQVLVRRELDLSAKELQEQVRSGDASATELFELGAVMLRRKFYPAAIKYLLQAVEKWDGDDQDLAQVYNALGVSYVLDGKIDKGIAQFENAVKVQPGYVTAWNNLGDAYEKTKDLTSALKAFEEVLLFDPNNKIARPRRDALKDKVTMYKGVSVKSKKS; this comes from the exons atgctAATGATACAGTCTACCATTTCACCTCCTGTGCAAAAAGCCGTACTTGTTCCAGCTAAAATTGCAGTAAGTGGTAAACATGCCTGTTATCTTGCTTTAAATTGTGGGTTTGGTTCACAGTCAGCGTATTTTCCCTTTCCAAGGAGACCCATCAAGCGAAATTCAATTCAG CTGCAGATGTTAGCAAGGAAAACAGATTCATTCCCACTTTTGTTTTCAGAGAAAGTTGATG AATCGCCAGAGAAGTTGCTAAATGGTGGAGATATTACTATTAGTATTGGACAGGTTCTCTCTCTATCTGCTTTCTCATGTGGATCTATCTTCTGGTTGACATCTGGGCAAGTGGCATCAGCAAGTGAAGGTTTCAGAGTAAATATGATCTTTGAGGTCGGAGAGTTATTTGAATTGGGAATCCAGCTTACTTACCTGCTTTTACTACTATCATTGCTTGGGGTTGGAAGTTTCTTTGTGATTCGGCAAGTCCTTGTCCGCAGGGAGCTTGATCTGTCTGCCAAAGAATTGCAA GAGCAAGTTAGAAGCGGTGATGCCAGTGCAACAGAGCTTTTTGAACTTGGAGCTGTGATGTTGAGGAGAAAATTCTACCCAGCTGCTATCAAATACCTTCTTCAGGCAGTAGAAAAGTGGGATGGAGATGACCAAGATCTTGCCCAA GTTTACAATGCCCTTGGTGTCAGTTATGTACTTGATGGAAAAATTGACAAAGGAATTGCCCAGTTTGAGAATGCTGTGAAAGTTCAACCAGGTTATGTCACGGCATGGAACAACCTAGGCGATGCATATGAGAAAACCAAAGACTTGACATCTGCTCTAAAAGCATTTGAAGAGGTCCTTCTTTTTGATCCTAATAACAAAATAGCTCGTCCTAGGCGTGATGCATTGAAGGATAAAGTAACGATGTACAAAGGAGTATCGGTGAAATCTAAGAAGAGTTGA
- the LOC107867816 gene encoding tetratricopeptide repeat domain-containing protein PYG7, chloroplastic isoform X2, with product MLMIQSTISPPVQKAVLVPAKIALQMLARKTDSFPLLFSEKVDESPEKLLNGGDITISIGQVLSLSAFSCGSIFWLTSGQVASASEGFRVNMIFEVGELFELGIQLTYLLLLLSLLGVGSFFVIRQVLVRRELDLSAKELQEQVRSGDASATELFELGAVMLRRKFYPAAIKYLLQAVEKWDGDDQDLAQVYNALGVSYVLDGKIDKGIAQFENAVKVQPGYVTAWNNLGDAYEKTKDLTSALKAFEEVLLFDPNNKIARPRRDALKDKVTMYKGVSVKSKKS from the exons atgctAATGATACAGTCTACCATTTCACCTCCTGTGCAAAAAGCCGTACTTGTTCCAGCTAAAATTGCA CTGCAGATGTTAGCAAGGAAAACAGATTCATTCCCACTTTTGTTTTCAGAGAAAGTTGATG AATCGCCAGAGAAGTTGCTAAATGGTGGAGATATTACTATTAGTATTGGACAGGTTCTCTCTCTATCTGCTTTCTCATGTGGATCTATCTTCTGGTTGACATCTGGGCAAGTGGCATCAGCAAGTGAAGGTTTCAGAGTAAATATGATCTTTGAGGTCGGAGAGTTATTTGAATTGGGAATCCAGCTTACTTACCTGCTTTTACTACTATCATTGCTTGGGGTTGGAAGTTTCTTTGTGATTCGGCAAGTCCTTGTCCGCAGGGAGCTTGATCTGTCTGCCAAAGAATTGCAA GAGCAAGTTAGAAGCGGTGATGCCAGTGCAACAGAGCTTTTTGAACTTGGAGCTGTGATGTTGAGGAGAAAATTCTACCCAGCTGCTATCAAATACCTTCTTCAGGCAGTAGAAAAGTGGGATGGAGATGACCAAGATCTTGCCCAA GTTTACAATGCCCTTGGTGTCAGTTATGTACTTGATGGAAAAATTGACAAAGGAATTGCCCAGTTTGAGAATGCTGTGAAAGTTCAACCAGGTTATGTCACGGCATGGAACAACCTAGGCGATGCATATGAGAAAACCAAAGACTTGACATCTGCTCTAAAAGCATTTGAAGAGGTCCTTCTTTTTGATCCTAATAACAAAATAGCTCGTCCTAGGCGTGATGCATTGAAGGATAAAGTAACGATGTACAAAGGAGTATCGGTGAAATCTAAGAAGAGTTGA